One stretch of Lacrimispora sphenoides DNA includes these proteins:
- the agaB gene encoding PTS galactosamine transporter subunit IIB yields MPNILLTRIDNRLVHGQVGCSWVGAIGCNLIVVADDEAAGDPVQQSLMKMTADSTGVGIRFFTLQKTIEVIHKAAPSQKIFIVVRNPQSARALAEGGVPIDKLCIGNMHVAPGKKVSNEPHVYLDEQDLEDLRMIRGKGIDVYIQIAPGDKKHDFEVK; encoded by the coding sequence ATGCCCAACATTCTATTAACAAGGATCGATAACCGGCTGGTACATGGTCAGGTTGGATGCTCCTGGGTGGGAGCCATTGGATGTAATCTGATCGTAGTCGCAGACGATGAGGCTGCTGGTGATCCGGTCCAACAATCTCTGATGAAGATGACTGCTGATTCCACCGGCGTGGGGATCCGATTCTTTACACTTCAAAAAACAATTGAAGTCATCCATAAAGCAGCGCCAAGCCAGAAGATATTTATAGTAGTAAGAAATCCGCAGTCTGCAAGAGCCCTGGCTGAGGGAGGAGTTCCCATTGATAAGCTCTGCATCGGCAACATGCATGTAGCTCCGGGAAAGAAAGTATCCAATGAGCCTCATGTATATCTGGATGAACAGGATTTAGAAGACTTGAGAATGATTCGGGGAAAAGGCATTGATGTGTATATCCAGATCGCTCCCGGAGATAAGAAGCATGATTTTGAGGTGAAGTAA
- a CDS encoding SIS domain-containing protein: protein MNEKIKETMMTYVEESPEVMINNIKNRKELTAPLIAEYEKGDYKTVWIVASGSSYNGSYCARQFMRYYLKSEVKIVSPFTFLSSEHDFTDGDFVFVVSQSGYSTNSIDALKMIREQGRTSIGITGSISSDMKDYADVLIDYGVGVETVGYVTKGVTSFALFLMLFTLEAAVRKGLMTEEEAESVCRDMEKAARIHETVQKETMKFYEDHYKEFTSMVNAYVCGLGANYGTALEGALKLGETVKIPSVAYESEEFLHGPNLQMTPGYTVFLIDGGNSSSRIQTIFKACREVTDRAFLITNQPGYTGEGILNLPVELPELLTPLCFLPFFQILAYQATTALNRWKQHPLLKKMKDTAACKTENYENQDDDD from the coding sequence ATGAATGAAAAAATAAAAGAAACAATGATGACGTATGTGGAAGAGTCTCCTGAGGTAATGATTAATAATATTAAAAACCGGAAGGAGCTGACAGCTCCGCTGATCGCAGAATATGAAAAGGGAGATTACAAAACCGTCTGGATCGTGGCTTCCGGATCCTCCTATAACGGTTCGTACTGCGCCCGCCAGTTTATGAGGTATTATTTAAAGTCTGAAGTAAAGATCGTATCTCCCTTCACTTTTCTTAGCAGTGAACATGATTTTACGGACGGTGATTTTGTTTTTGTTGTTTCCCAGAGCGGTTACAGCACCAATTCCATTGATGCGCTGAAGATGATCCGTGAGCAAGGGCGCACCTCAATCGGAATTACAGGAAGTATCTCCAGTGATATGAAAGATTATGCGGATGTGCTGATCGATTATGGGGTTGGAGTGGAAACCGTAGGTTATGTGACAAAAGGTGTGACCTCGTTTGCCTTGTTTCTGATGCTGTTTACCCTTGAAGCTGCCGTAAGAAAAGGACTGATGACGGAGGAAGAGGCAGAATCGGTATGCCGGGATATGGAGAAGGCGGCCCGGATTCATGAAACAGTGCAAAAGGAAACCATGAAATTCTATGAAGATCATTATAAGGAATTTACCTCCATGGTAAATGCTTATGTGTGCGGATTAGGCGCTAATTACGGCACGGCACTGGAAGGTGCTTTAAAGTTGGGTGAGACGGTAAAGATCCCTTCTGTAGCTTATGAGTCTGAGGAATTCCTTCATGGACCCAATCTTCAGATGACTCCCGGCTATACGGTATTTCTCATTGATGGAGGAAATAGCAGCAGCCGGATCCAGACCATTTTTAAAGCCTGCAGGGAGGTAACTGACAGGGCGTTTTTAATAACCAATCAGCCTGGATACACCGGAGAAGGGATTTTAAATCTTCCGGTGGAGCTGCCGGAGCTTTTAACCCCCTTATGCTTCCTGCCGTTTTTCCAGATCCTTGCATATCAGGCAACGACAGCACTAAACCGCTGGAAGCAGCATCCTCTGTTAAAGAAGATGAAAGATACTGCTGCATGCAAGACGGAAAATTATGAGAATCAGGATGATGATGATTGA
- the deoC gene encoding deoxyribose-phosphate aldolase produces the protein MGNIKISQKELAAYFDHTQLRAWASHQDFVMLCKESMEYGFKMVAINPAQVVRCRKLLEGSPVHVGAAVGFPLGQTTIEDKLNETKTAILNGSDEIDYVINITELKEKNYSFIEKEMAEITEICRNNKVISKVIFENCYLTDQEKEELCRIALNVHPDYIKTSTGFGTGGATFEDVALMKRMVGDEIKIKAAGGVRNLDTALQMIELGVSRIGSTASVFIVEELKKRMQAGMSL, from the coding sequence ATGGGGAATATTAAGATCAGCCAGAAAGAACTGGCCGCTTATTTTGACCACACTCAATTAAGAGCCTGGGCATCCCATCAGGATTTTGTAATGCTTTGTAAGGAGAGCATGGAATATGGCTTTAAGATGGTAGCCATCAACCCTGCGCAGGTGGTCCGCTGCCGGAAGCTTTTGGAAGGCAGCCCTGTCCATGTGGGTGCTGCGGTGGGATTTCCGTTAGGGCAGACAACCATAGAAGATAAGCTGAATGAAACAAAGACCGCCATTTTAAACGGATCTGATGAGATCGATTACGTGATTAATATTACTGAGCTAAAAGAGAAAAATTATAGTTTCATAGAAAAGGAAATGGCAGAGATAACGGAAATCTGCAGAAATAATAAGGTGATTTCAAAGGTGATTTTTGAAAACTGCTATCTTACAGACCAGGAGAAAGAGGAATTGTGCCGGATCGCACTGAACGTTCATCCGGATTATATTAAGACCTCCACCGGTTTTGGAACCGGAGGGGCGACCTTTGAAGATGTGGCACTGATGAAGCGCATGGTAGGAGATGAAATTAAGATCAAGGCGGCAGGAGGTGTAAGGAACCTGGATACTGCCCTTCAGATGATAGAGCTTGGAGTCAGCAGAATCGGTTCTACGGCAAGTGTTTTTATCGTGGAAGAGCTTAAGAAACGAATGCAGGCTGGAATGTCCCTTTAG